The following are from one region of the Sebaldella sp. S0638 genome:
- a CDS encoding MFS transporter, whose protein sequence is MERKGNWKKWVTLALCGIAGSVIYKLPYMRETYYAAMQEATGASNAQLGFLMSAYGLVNFLLYLPGGWAADKFSARKLMTFSLVSTGITGFYYATFPPYIMIVLLHALWAVTTVFTFWAVCVRIIRNLGESTEQGRLYGFWYLGKGLTSMVLGFISVPIFANFGEGVPGLKSTIIFYSIVTILTGLLSWFIIDDDTQEAEKSTFKVSDMKEVLKMPAMWLAGIVTFSMWSIYIGFGMVTPYLTQVFHMGESKVALASILRAYILFAIGGLIGGQLADRFKSRTRFMIYAFVGMIIFTIVYIMIPGDSKFITLALINMVALGSFIYCANAVFFSIIDEVNIPKKVTGTAAGLLSLLTYFPEIYCYTMVGNMVDRNPGISGFRNVFFFMLGCSICGLIAALILQKINKNNKVKNTA, encoded by the coding sequence GAAAAAATGGGTTACTCTTGCACTTTGTGGTATTGCAGGAAGTGTGATCTATAAACTTCCGTATATGAGGGAGACGTATTATGCTGCTATGCAGGAAGCAACTGGTGCAAGTAATGCACAACTGGGATTTCTTATGAGTGCATATGGACTGGTAAATTTTTTGCTGTATCTTCCGGGAGGCTGGGCAGCCGATAAATTTTCGGCAAGAAAACTTATGACATTTTCTTTAGTTTCTACAGGTATTACAGGTTTTTACTATGCTACATTTCCACCGTATATTATGATTGTTTTATTACATGCATTATGGGCTGTTACTACTGTGTTTACATTTTGGGCAGTCTGTGTACGGATCATAAGAAACCTGGGGGAAAGCACTGAGCAAGGAAGACTGTATGGCTTCTGGTATCTTGGGAAAGGGCTTACTTCAATGGTTCTGGGCTTTATATCTGTTCCTATTTTTGCGAACTTCGGGGAAGGTGTGCCGGGATTGAAATCGACAATAATTTTTTATTCAATTGTAACAATTCTAACCGGTTTATTATCATGGTTTATAATAGATGACGATACACAGGAAGCTGAGAAAAGTACATTTAAAGTAAGTGATATGAAAGAAGTATTGAAAATGCCGGCTATGTGGCTAGCAGGAATTGTAACATTCAGCATGTGGAGTATTTATATAGGATTTGGAATGGTTACTCCTTATCTGACACAGGTGTTTCATATGGGCGAATCTAAAGTGGCACTTGCAAGTATATTAAGAGCTTATATACTATTCGCAATAGGAGGTCTTATAGGAGGACAGCTTGCTGACAGGTTCAAATCCAGAACGAGATTCATGATATATGCATTTGTTGGAATGATAATTTTTACTATAGTTTATATTATGATTCCGGGAGATTCAAAGTTTATTACTCTGGCATTAATTAATATGGTGGCTCTGGGATCATTTATATACTGTGCGAACGCAGTTTTCTTTTCAATAATAGATGAGGTAAATATACCTAAAAAAGTTACGGGTACTGCAGCCGGACTCTTATCACTCCTGACATATTTTCCAGAAATATACTGTTATACAATGGTAGGAAATATGGTAGATAGAAATCCGGGAATAAGCGGATTCAGAAATGTTTTTTTCTTTATGCTCGGCTGTAGTATTTGTGGGCTGATAGCAGCTCTTATATTACAAAAAATAAATAAAAATAATAAAGTGAAAAATACGGCGTGA